One Brassica oleracea var. oleracea cultivar TO1000 chromosome C7, BOL, whole genome shotgun sequence genomic window carries:
- the LOC106305086 gene encoding uncharacterized protein LOC106305086 isoform X2, producing MTSSDDLQFPLDTNFFLFLDPPENFNALTACPENPSLLASEGVHNEIVESISVSAATNDIYHSTLIENPPTDQETLTTNSSFCPEMVPQHQSFHHQDDYSRSFNAVENFPGMVQPPCTFRNGQRETNDVHPSTLIENPHTDQETLTRNSSFVPEMILQHQSFHYQDHYSRSFNAVEKFPGMPPCTFQSGQRESGYSDNCLLTSTNKVMTTEFQSTDVQHGFVNQSYQQPSLSQTIPNFSNEPYVSTLKMGSNAQQVGRTNAPTNHNPMFQDHRIHPSLFQEERYDDDLLLAKLKHRHENDQMHRPEPSNVPKPPYVGARLSNQHQIPCASSRNIIPNPENRTPMISYTHTPKTSESYSPFAQTYQSDPYAFNFQTPSSLKTTYTRRPRGRPRKNLISIPSVPTTQTPLTSLRHYGTQDKGKEHITAIPSTNPTLYNQYRNSYTNIMTPQSGVLRQRSCNDQLENESSSAKTRRTMGTFQEKSIADSSTYSFWQNENTRSGAGYAAKHHHDKRSIQNAAYDPLYAAYGMPLDPHLRFF from the exons GCGTGTCCGGAAAATCCTTCGTTGCTGGCTTCAGAAGGTGTACACAATGAGATTGTTGAATCTATCTCTGTCTCTGCCGCCACAAATGATATATATCACTCAACATTGATAGAAAATCCGCCCACTGATCAAGAGACATTAACAACAAACTCAAGCTTTTGTCCAGAGATGGTACCACAACATCAAAGCTTCCATCACCAGGACGATTATTCCAGATCTTTCAACGCAGTAGAAAACTTTCCTGGCATG GTGCAGCCACCATGTACATTCCGCAATGGCCAAAGAGAAACCAATGATGTACATCCCTCAACATTAATAGAAAATCCGCACACTGATCAAGAGACATTAACAAGAAATTCAAGCTTTGTTCCAGAGATGATTTTACAACATCAAAGCTTCCATTACCAGGACCATTATTCTAGATCTTTCAACGCAGTAGAAAAATTTCCGGGCATG CCACCATGTACATTCCAGAGTGGCCAAAGAGAAAGTGGCTACAGTGACAACTGTTTGCTAACCTCGACGAATAAGGTGATGACAACTGAATTTCAGTCAACTGATGTACAACATGGATTTGTAAATCAAAGCTATCAACAACCTTCATTGTCGCAAACAATTCCTAATTTCTCCAACGAGCCGTATGTTTCAACGTTAAAG ATGGGGAGTAATGCACAACAAGTTGGGAGAACTAATGCACCAACAAATCACAATCCTATGTTTCAAGATCATCGCATTCATCCTTCTTT GTTTCAGGAAGAACGATATGATGACGACTTACTACTTGCAAAACTAAAGCATCGTCATGAAAATGATCAAATGCACCGACCTGAACCGTCCAACGTTCCTAAACCACCATATGT GGGGGCTAGGTTAAGCAATCAACACCAGATTCCTTGTGCCTCGTCAAGAAACATTATACCGAATCCAGAGAATCGTACTCCCATGATTTCTTATACTCATACCCCAAAAAC GTCAGAAAGCTATTCACCATTTGCGCAGACATATCAGTCTGACCCATATGCTTTTAATTTCCAAACACCAAGCTCATTAAAAACTACTTATACTCGTCGACCCCGTGGAAG GCCAAGGAAAAATCTAATTTCGATACCTTCGGTACCTACAACTCAAACTCCCTTAACCTCTCTCAG ACATTATGGCACACAAGATAAGGGAAAAGAACATATTACAGCAATCCCTTCTACGAACCCAACTCTGTACAATCAGTATCGGAATTCATACACAAACATAATGACTCCGCAG AGTGGGGTTTTAAGACAACGCAGTTGTAATGATCAACTTGAAAATGAAAGCTCATCGGCTAAGACAAGA AGGACCATGGGAACTTTCCAAGAAAAATCTATAGCAGATTCATCGACGTATTCTTTTTGGCAAAATGAAAATACGCGCTCAGGTGCAGGATATGCAGCTAAACACCATCATGACAAGAG GTCTATACAAAATGCAGCATATGATCCATTATACGCAGCTTATGGAATGCCCCTTGATCCCCACTTAAGGTTCTTTTGA
- the LOC106305418 gene encoding uncharacterized protein LOC106305418 codes for MSLDGSGGMAMAYAARKFHRENMKILTATTTVGGGIEENGGGYTRWFFGKLSTKKKSAKVCDLITIE; via the coding sequence ATGTCGCTAGACGGATCAGGCGGGATGGCTATGGCTTACGCGGCGAGGAAGTTTCATAGAGAGAACATGAAGATTTTGACGGCAACCACAACCGTGGGTGGTGGAATCGAAGAGAATGGTGGAGGATATACCCGGTGGTTCTTTGGAAAGCTAAGCACCAAGAAAAAATCGGCTAAAGTTTGTGATCTTATAACTATAGAATAA
- the LOC106304642 gene encoding uncharacterized protein LOC106304642: MERASSSSSKSSSSSMASCSSDQSLSIFSDQTSSYLTSSMLSRTSSSSSSAVGDYIGTESCFDVLSADEVNDVFSSSEFMNRYRYGGRRREERAARAAAAREFPPPITLLAQTENLLPHMPWVLKRVLTSDGRLILREEKVRHHEYFRAHRSNGRLTLDLVPLDDDVFALPQEPSHYQSDDDNDNDHDDDENDQCDDHQHEVGDDLDDLADNVDKSVIITATDDDDSVIHNCDHYKGNVHGGSEDGYRKAILAAVADETVVESGGGGSPRGKCLKSCFVGMIVREIRPVLLS; encoded by the coding sequence ATGGAGAGAGCCTCTTCTTCCTCCTCCAAGTCATCATCATCATCCATGGCTTCTTGTTCTTCTGATCAGTCTCTTTCCATCTTTTCCGATCAAACCTCGTCTTATCTGACGTCATCCATGCTTTCCCGCACGTCATCATCATCTTCCTCCGCCGTGGGAGACTACATCGGGACAGAGAGCTGCTTCGACGTCCTCTCCGCCGACGAAGTAAACGACGTATTCTCCTCCTCCGAGTTTATGAACCGGTATCGTTACGGAGGAAGGAGGAGAGAGGAGAGAGCAGCTAGAGCCGCGGCGGCGCGTGAGTTTCCCCCGCCGATAACGTTGCTTGCTCAGACGGAGAATCTTCTCCCGCACATGCCGTGGGTTTTGAAGCGTGTGTTGACGAGCGACGGGAGGCTTATCCTGAGAGAAGAGAAGGTGCGTCATCACGAGTACTTCCGTGCGCATAGATCTAATGGACGTCTCACTCTCGACCTTGTTCCTCTAGACGATGACGTTTTTGCACTTCCTCAAGAGCCCTCTCATTACCAATCTGATGATGATAATGATAATGATCACGATGATGATGAGAATGATCAGTGTGATGATCATCAACACGAGGTGGGGGATGATTTGGATGATCTGGCGGATAATGTTGATAAGAGTGTCATTATTACTGCCACTGACGATGACGATAGTGTTATCCATAATTGTGATCATTATAAGGGCAATGTGCATGGTGGTAGTGAAGATGGATATAGGAAAGCTATATTAGCGGCGGTGGCGGATGAGACGGTGGTGGAGAGCGGAGGAGGAGGATCGCCGAGAGGAAAGTGTTTGAAGTCTTGTTTTGTTGGTATGATAGTTCGAGAGATCAGACCAGTTCTTCTTAGTTGA
- the LOC106305086 gene encoding uncharacterized protein LOC106305086 isoform X1 has translation MTSSDDLQFPLDTNFFLFLDPPENFNALTACPENPSLLASEGVHNEIVESISVSAATNDIYHSTLIENPPTDQETLTTNSSFCPEMVPQHQSFHHQDDYSRSFNAVENFPGMVQPPCTFRNGQRETNDVHPSTLIENPHTDQETLTRNSSFVPEMILQHQSFHYQDHYSRSFNAVEKFPGMPPCTFQSGQRESGYSDNCLLTSTNKVMTTEFQSTDVQHGFVNQSYQQPSLSQTIPNFSNEPYVSTLKMGSNAQQVGRTNAPTNHNPMFQDHRIHPSFPCRFQEERYDDDLLLAKLKHRHENDQMHRPEPSNVPKPPYVGARLSNQHQIPCASSRNIIPNPENRTPMISYTHTPKTSESYSPFAQTYQSDPYAFNFQTPSSLKTTYTRRPRGRPRKNLISIPSVPTTQTPLTSLRHYGTQDKGKEHITAIPSTNPTLYNQYRNSYTNIMTPQSGVLRQRSCNDQLENESSSAKTRRTMGTFQEKSIADSSTYSFWQNENTRSGAGYAAKHHHDKRSIQNAAYDPLYAAYGMPLDPHLRFF, from the exons GCGTGTCCGGAAAATCCTTCGTTGCTGGCTTCAGAAGGTGTACACAATGAGATTGTTGAATCTATCTCTGTCTCTGCCGCCACAAATGATATATATCACTCAACATTGATAGAAAATCCGCCCACTGATCAAGAGACATTAACAACAAACTCAAGCTTTTGTCCAGAGATGGTACCACAACATCAAAGCTTCCATCACCAGGACGATTATTCCAGATCTTTCAACGCAGTAGAAAACTTTCCTGGCATG GTGCAGCCACCATGTACATTCCGCAATGGCCAAAGAGAAACCAATGATGTACATCCCTCAACATTAATAGAAAATCCGCACACTGATCAAGAGACATTAACAAGAAATTCAAGCTTTGTTCCAGAGATGATTTTACAACATCAAAGCTTCCATTACCAGGACCATTATTCTAGATCTTTCAACGCAGTAGAAAAATTTCCGGGCATG CCACCATGTACATTCCAGAGTGGCCAAAGAGAAAGTGGCTACAGTGACAACTGTTTGCTAACCTCGACGAATAAGGTGATGACAACTGAATTTCAGTCAACTGATGTACAACATGGATTTGTAAATCAAAGCTATCAACAACCTTCATTGTCGCAAACAATTCCTAATTTCTCCAACGAGCCGTATGTTTCAACGTTAAAG ATGGGGAGTAATGCACAACAAGTTGGGAGAACTAATGCACCAACAAATCACAATCCTATGTTTCAAGATCATCGCATTCATCCTTCTTT TCCATGCAGGTTTCAGGAAGAACGATATGATGACGACTTACTACTTGCAAAACTAAAGCATCGTCATGAAAATGATCAAATGCACCGACCTGAACCGTCCAACGTTCCTAAACCACCATATGT GGGGGCTAGGTTAAGCAATCAACACCAGATTCCTTGTGCCTCGTCAAGAAACATTATACCGAATCCAGAGAATCGTACTCCCATGATTTCTTATACTCATACCCCAAAAAC GTCAGAAAGCTATTCACCATTTGCGCAGACATATCAGTCTGACCCATATGCTTTTAATTTCCAAACACCAAGCTCATTAAAAACTACTTATACTCGTCGACCCCGTGGAAG GCCAAGGAAAAATCTAATTTCGATACCTTCGGTACCTACAACTCAAACTCCCTTAACCTCTCTCAG ACATTATGGCACACAAGATAAGGGAAAAGAACATATTACAGCAATCCCTTCTACGAACCCAACTCTGTACAATCAGTATCGGAATTCATACACAAACATAATGACTCCGCAG AGTGGGGTTTTAAGACAACGCAGTTGTAATGATCAACTTGAAAATGAAAGCTCATCGGCTAAGACAAGA AGGACCATGGGAACTTTCCAAGAAAAATCTATAGCAGATTCATCGACGTATTCTTTTTGGCAAAATGAAAATACGCGCTCAGGTGCAGGATATGCAGCTAAACACCATCATGACAAGAG GTCTATACAAAATGCAGCATATGATCCATTATACGCAGCTTATGGAATGCCCCTTGATCCCCACTTAAGGTTCTTTTGA